The Caloenas nicobarica isolate bCalNic1 chromosome 30, bCalNic1.hap1, whole genome shotgun sequence genome contains a region encoding:
- the LOC135999911 gene encoding olfactory receptor 14J1-like → MSNGSSITQFLLLAFSDTRELQLLHFWLFLGIYLAALLGNGLIITTTACDQHLHTPMYFFLLNLSLLDLGFISTTVPKSMANSLQDTCAISYTGCAAQVFFSFFCGTAEYCLLAIMSYDRYIVICKPLHYGTLLGSRACVHMAAAAWATGFLNALLHTANTFSLPLCKGNALDQFFCEIPQILKLSCSDAYIREVGLLVSTVCFTFGCFVFIVLSYVQIFRAMLRIPSEQGRHKAFSTCLPHLAVVSLFVSTVMFAYLKPPSVSSLSLDLVVSVLYTVVPPAVNPLIYSMRNQELKGALWKLISYCFLKQ, encoded by the coding sequence atgtccaatggcagctccatcacccagttcctcctcctggcattctcagacacacgggagctgcagctcttgcacttctggctcttcctgggcatctacctggctgccctcctgggcaacggcctcatcatcaccaccacagcctgtgaccagcacctgcacacccccatgtacttcttcctgctcaacctctccctccttgacctgggcttcatctccaccactgtacccaaatccatggccaattccctccAGGACACATGCGCCAtttcctacacaggatgtgctgcacaggtctttttttcctttttctgtggtacAGCAGAATATTGTCTCCTCgccatcatgtcctacgaccgctacattgtcatctgcaaacccctgcactacgggaccctcctgggcagcagagcttgtgtccacatggcagcagctgcctgggccactgggtttctcaatgctctgctgcacacggccaatacattttcactgccactgtgcaagggcaatgccctggaccagttcttctgtgaaatcccccaaatcctcaagctctcctgctcagatgcctacatCAGGGAAGTTGGGCTTCTTGTAAGCACTGTCTGTTTCACttttggctgttttgttttcattgtgctgtcctatgtgcagatcttcagggccatgctgaggatcccctctgagcagggacggcacaaagccttttctacgtgcctccctcacctggccgtggtctccctgtttgtcagcactgtcatgtttgcctacctgaagcccccctccgTCTCTTCCCTATCtctggatctggtggtgtctgtccTGTAcacagtggtgcctccagcagtgaaccccctcatctacagcatgaggaaccaggagctcaagggtgccctgtggaaactcatatcttactgttttctgaagcaataa